A DNA window from Candidatus Firestonebacteria bacterium RIFOXYD2_FULL_39_29 contains the following coding sequences:
- a CDS encoding 50S ribosomal protein L33: MLETVLLVCPDCKRKNYATAKNKKKNPDKLAMNKYCKWCKKHTIHKETKA, from the coding sequence ATGTTGGAAACAGTACTATTAGTCTGCCCGGATTGCAAGAGGAAAAATTATGCGACGGCAAAAAATAAAAAGAAAAATCCGGATAAATTAGCAATGAATAAATATTGTAAGTGGTGCAAAAAGCATACCATTCACAAAGAAACAAAGGCTTAA
- a CDS encoding preprotein translocase subunit SecE, which yields MFKKINDFIKEVRVEMTKVSWPGREEIIGSTVVVLSVVAILSAFTGIADLLISKVLELIIVGI from the coding sequence ATGTTTAAGAAAATTAATGATTTTATAAAGGAAGTCAGGGTTGAAATGACCAAGGTTTCCTGGCCGGGACGTGAGGAAATTATTGGCTCAACGGTGGTGGTTTTATCCGTTGTAGCAATTCTTTCCGCGTTTACCGGAATAGCGGATTTATTAATAAGCAAAGTACTTGAGTTAATCATAGTGGGTATATAG
- a CDS encoding transcription termination/antitermination factor NusG, which produces MDKKWYIITTYSGCEEKVKANLEYRAKTNAMTESITQVLIPKEDVIEVKGGKKKTVSKKFYPGYILVEMDMNDDTWTIVRNTPKVTGFVRAGTKPLALNEEQIATIMGQIKGDIPIPKHVVEYEKGQLVRVTDGPFTNFSGVIEEIYPERMKAKVMVSVFNRPTLVEIEFIYIEKQ; this is translated from the coding sequence ATGGACAAAAAATGGTATATAATCACAACTTATTCAGGTTGTGAAGAAAAAGTAAAAGCTAACCTTGAATATAGGGCTAAGACTAATGCTATGACTGAAAGCATTACTCAGGTCTTGATTCCAAAAGAGGATGTTATTGAAGTAAAAGGCGGGAAGAAAAAGACAGTATCAAAGAAATTTTATCCTGGCTATATTCTTGTTGAGATGGACATGAATGATGATACCTGGACTATTGTAAGAAATACTCCAAAAGTTACCGGTTTTGTAAGAGCAGGAACAAAACCTTTAGCGCTAAATGAAGAACAGATTGCAACCATTATGGGGCAAATAAAAGGTGATATTCCGATACCAAAGCATGTTGTTGAGTACGAAAAAGGTCAGTTAGTCAGAGTAACAGACGGGCCGTTTACTAATTTCTCAGGTGTAATTGAGGAGATCTATCCGGAAAGGATGAAAGCCAAAGTGATGGTCTCGGTTTTTAACCGTCCGACGCTTGTTGAAATAGAGTTCATATATATAGAGAAACAATAG
- a CDS encoding 50S ribosomal protein L11: MPPKKVAALVKLQVTAGKANPAPPVGPALGQHGVNIMDFCKQFNAKTSEPKHEGLIIPVVITVYADRSFTFIMKTPPASVLIKKAIGLAKGSGQPNKTKVGKITKAQVKEIAAMKMEDLNTTKLESAMRMVEGTARNMGIEVTE; this comes from the coding sequence ATGCCGCCAAAAAAAGTTGCAGCGTTAGTTAAGTTGCAGGTCACAGCAGGGAAAGCAAATCCTGCTCCGCCTGTAGGTCCGGCACTGGGTCAACACGGTGTAAATATAATGGACTTCTGCAAGCAGTTCAATGCCAAGACTTCGGAACCTAAACATGAAGGACTCATCATACCGGTAGTTATTACTGTGTATGCGGACAGGAGCTTCACTTTCATAATGAAGACACCTCCTGCTTCTGTGCTTATTAAGAAAGCAATTGGTCTTGCGAAGGGTTCCGGACAGCCAAACAAAACAAAAGTCGGGAAGATAACCAAAGCACAGGTAAAAGAAATTGCTGCCATGAAAATGGAAGACCTTAATACCACAAAGCTGGAATCAGCTATGAGAATGGTTGAAGGTACTGCCAGGAACATGGGCATAGAAGTGACAGAGTAG